CCTCGCGCTTGTCCTTGATGACCTCAATCTTGTAAAACGCACCAGCGGCATCAGGGACGGGGGGCAAGGGGTCCGCGCCTTGAGAAACAAGGTGGAATCCAGGTGACTTGCGCAGGTTCGCCAGATGGAACGCCCTCTCTTCGGGCCAGCGCCTGCGGAAGTAGGACGCATGCAGCGTGCGTATGTCGGAGGAGTGGTACTGCGGGTAGCTCCCGTTCCTGGACTTGAGGGACGGGTCAAAGATGGACCCCTTGCCGTCGTCGGCGACGGTGGCGGCGCCGAAGAAGAACATGGCCAGGCCGGGTTCGTTGCGCGGGGAGAATTCCCAAGTGATGCGGATGCCGTCGGGGAAGACTTCGGGGACCCAGTAGACGAAGTAGTCGTCTGGGTTGCCGCCGCCCGAGAGCTCGAGGGTATCGTTGACGGCTGCTACGGTGAGGGGGCCCTCTGCCACCCAGGTTGCGACGTCGGCGGTTGAGTTCAGCGGGTTGCTGTATAGGAGTGTCTCTGCCATAGTCGAGGTGGCTAGGGCGAGGAGTGCGGCGAGAATACG
The window above is part of the Colletotrichum lupini chromosome 9, complete sequence genome. Proteins encoded here:
- a CDS encoding YesU protein, producing the protein MRILAALLALATSTMAETLLYSNPLNSTADVATWVAEGPLTVAAVNDTLELSGGGNPDDYFVYWVPEVFPDGIRITWEFSPRNEPGLAMFFFGAATVADDGKGSIFDPSLKSRNGSYPQYHSSDIRTLHASYFRRRWPEERAFHLANLRKSPGFHLVSQGADPLPPVPDAAGAFYKIEVIKDKREVKFRINDLPIFEFYDDKSTGPIIRDGRIGFRQMQPLVARYRKLQVWKL